From one Acidobacteriota bacterium genomic stretch:
- a CDS encoding alpha/beta hydrolase: MKNLLRMFAVASVVFALSLVARAQEGSTRAEFECLALANSSAVAVPGEASTFLSFHHVWTPGLGYGIFESNGLNLHYETQGSGEEVVIVVHGGAGLPHEYFHPMLYNLSRYAKLVFFDRRADTLARSGHGMVSIDEMSDDIDALRKSLGLQRVTLLGHSFGAAITLNYALRYPANLKRLILVSAAATVENPYEGEKRILKTLSKVEMTAYRSSEGGTGATRPCDRVRMRYAVLYPHYFHKLVPYEFDRGLYTAYFDALSKKQALAASPAAFDVRNQLSEIKVPALVFAGRYDLITPPDQSFELASGLPQSRLVMMEHSGHFPFFEENYLFTEWVRRFMNATSGREDDRTIRGPVTESSGSR; this comes from the coding sequence ATGAAGAATCTTCTACGCATGTTCGCCGTTGCTTCCGTAGTTTTCGCGCTGTCGTTAGTGGCTCGCGCGCAAGAAGGCTCAACTCGAGCCGAGTTCGAATGCCTGGCTCTTGCCAACTCTTCTGCCGTGGCCGTACCGGGAGAGGCGTCTACGTTCCTCTCGTTTCATCATGTGTGGACGCCAGGCCTGGGCTACGGCATCTTCGAGTCGAACGGGTTGAATCTACACTATGAGACGCAGGGCAGCGGTGAGGAGGTTGTGATCGTGGTCCACGGCGGCGCCGGACTTCCACACGAGTACTTCCATCCAATGCTGTACAACTTGAGCCGCTATGCGAAGCTGGTTTTCTTCGATCGACGTGCCGACACGCTCGCGCGTTCGGGTCACGGGATGGTCTCGATTGATGAAATGTCCGACGACATAGACGCGCTGCGCAAATCGCTTGGGCTCCAGCGCGTGACGCTGTTAGGACACAGCTTCGGCGCGGCGATCACTCTCAACTATGCTTTGCGCTATCCGGCTAACTTGAAGCGGTTGATTCTCGTAAGCGCGGCCGCCACTGTCGAGAATCCGTACGAAGGCGAGAAGCGGATATTGAAGACGCTATCCAAGGTCGAGATGACTGCCTACAGATCAAGTGAGGGCGGCACCGGCGCAACCAGGCCCTGCGACCGCGTGCGAATGCGTTATGCGGTGCTGTATCCGCACTACTTTCACAAGCTCGTGCCTTATGAGTTTGATCGTGGTCTGTACACGGCGTACTTCGACGCCCTGTCAAAGAAGCAAGCGCTCGCCGCCTCCCCGGCAGCTTTTGACGTTCGCAATCAACTGAGCGAGATAAAAGTTCCGGCGCTGGTGTTCGCCGGACGGTACGATCTGATAACACCGCCCGATCAATCATTTGAGCTTGCCAGCGGCTTGCCGCAATCGAGACTGGTGATGATGGAGCACAGCGGTCACTTCCCTTTCTTCGAGGAAAACTATTTGTTCACTGAGTGGGTGCGCCGATTCATGAATGCAACTAGCGGCCGCGAGGACGACAGGACGATTCGCGGGCCGGTGACTGAGTCATCAGGCTCACGATAA
- the purH gene encoding bifunctional phosphoribosylaminoimidazolecarboxamide formyltransferase/IMP cyclohydrolase, whose protein sequence is MKKITRALISVSDKTGLIDFARCLSRNSVELISTGGTARTLREAGLEVRDVSELTGFPEILGGRVKTLHPKVHGGLLAIRDDTEHQQQVQANGIQYIDMVVVNLYPFRETIAREDVTVEDAIENIDIGGPSMIRSAAKNFNDVVVVVDPSDYAVVADEMSSSGGQVSKATRFRLARCAFETTSRYDAAISGFLEGSVTLDGDERLRVEKPTDLPASFTVFARKTMDLRYGENPHQRAALYLTSSSGAKQAGMPALPGGGIAAAEKLQGKELSFNNLIDLEDAWSLVSEFSETACAIIKHTNPCGAATAAGVREAFEAARATDPVSAFGGIIGFNRTVTEAAARAIAETFFEAIAAPDYEPGALEAFASKKNLRVMRVHTGENTASQLDLRVIGDNGLLIQDRDRGALDDTRLRVVTDRQPTDEEMRALRFAWIVAKHVKSNAIVYAREGQLVGVGAGQMSRVDSVKLGAMKAQLPLTGSVVASDAFFPFRDGIDEAARAGITAVIQPGGSVRDEEVIAAANEHNLAMVFTGMRHFKH, encoded by the coding sequence TTGAAGAAGATCACTCGCGCACTCATAAGCGTATCCGACAAAACAGGCCTGATTGATTTCGCTCGCTGCCTGAGCCGCAACTCGGTCGAGCTTATCTCCACTGGCGGAACCGCCAGGACGTTGAGGGAAGCGGGCCTCGAAGTCCGCGACGTGTCGGAGCTGACGGGCTTTCCTGAAATCCTCGGCGGGCGCGTCAAGACTCTGCACCCGAAGGTTCATGGGGGCTTGCTCGCGATCCGCGATGACACCGAGCACCAACAGCAAGTTCAGGCGAACGGCATCCAGTACATCGACATGGTAGTCGTGAACCTCTACCCGTTCCGCGAAACCATCGCGCGCGAAGACGTCACGGTCGAAGATGCTATTGAGAACATCGACATCGGCGGGCCGTCGATGATTCGCTCGGCTGCAAAGAACTTCAACGACGTGGTCGTGGTTGTAGATCCTTCGGATTACGCTGTGGTTGCCGATGAGATGAGCTCGAGCGGCGGGCAGGTTTCGAAGGCAACCAGATTCCGCCTCGCTCGGTGCGCGTTTGAAACGACATCGCGGTACGATGCGGCCATCTCAGGTTTCCTTGAAGGCTCGGTGACGTTGGATGGTGACGAAAGACTGCGCGTCGAGAAACCAACGGATCTTCCCGCGAGCTTCACCGTGTTTGCCAGGAAGACAATGGACCTTCGCTATGGGGAGAACCCGCATCAGCGCGCTGCTCTCTACTTGACGTCAAGCTCCGGCGCAAAGCAGGCAGGGATGCCTGCGCTCCCAGGGGGAGGGATCGCGGCAGCGGAGAAGCTTCAGGGCAAGGAGCTGTCGTTCAACAACCTGATCGATCTCGAGGACGCGTGGTCGCTGGTTTCGGAGTTCTCCGAGACGGCTTGCGCGATCATCAAGCACACGAACCCCTGCGGCGCCGCAACGGCAGCCGGCGTTCGCGAAGCATTCGAGGCGGCGCGTGCTACCGATCCCGTGTCAGCGTTCGGCGGCATCATCGGCTTCAATCGAACCGTTACCGAGGCGGCCGCTCGCGCGATCGCCGAAACTTTCTTTGAAGCTATCGCCGCGCCGGATTATGAGCCGGGCGCGCTGGAAGCTTTCGCGTCGAAGAAGAACTTGCGCGTGATGCGGGTGCATACGGGTGAAAACACTGCATCTCAACTCGATCTGCGAGTCATAGGCGACAACGGTCTACTGATCCAGGACCGCGACCGCGGCGCGTTAGACGATACCAGGCTGAGAGTCGTAACTGATCGGCAGCCAACCGATGAAGAGATGCGCGCCTTGCGTTTCGCATGGATCGTAGCGAAGCACGTGAAATCAAACGCAATCGTCTACGCGCGAGAAGGACAACTTGTCGGAGTTGGCGCGGGCCAGATGAGCCGGGTCGATTCGGTGAAGCTCGGAGCGATGAAGGCTCAACTTCCGTTGACTGGAAGCGTCGTGGCTTCGGATGCGTTTTTCCCATTTCGCGACGGCATAGACGAAGCCGCGCGCGCGGGCATCACCGCGGTGATTCAGCCTGGCGGATCAGTGCGCGATGAAGAAGTCATAGCCGCGGCAAACGAGCACAATCTGGCGATGGTGTTCACTGGAATGCGGCACTTCAAACACTGA
- a CDS encoding APC family permease: MSRELTKLESYATIIGILVGSGIFVVTGKSGAIAGPSVPLAYLVLAPVVLVTAVAYSVYLSTPLGTRPGGEYLHISRTTKSIYLGFVAMWLKWLSYIGALVILSVSLAQYLKFFYPGMDQWFAGVLPFGEALGRRYIKDPSLGEAVIATSALLFFLMFNLLGVKFYGWLQTVMVIVKCLAIVVLVVPGLFAIELKNFSPMFPHGFWATVTPEGERGFLAVLPPLFFAYAGFESLAQTAGETKDSRKSLPMIFINGVLISMVIFFLMSFVAFGVMPYQELAQSSFAMSDAAAKYLPWWGGAVVTIGALMAFSTCLNATLFVPARILYVFGEDRVLPQWLSRVSERFRTPWVSLVVNAVIALALLWTKSFGYVLDIAIVGMFLVYGLHSASLIALPFVRPALYKTARVKLHPAVLVILGLISLASMSYLTVVTLARDIARHASLPAEQRGLAIWQLLLVWVAVGTVFYLIARWEGRRTGFDYDRLLTQEWIDE; encoded by the coding sequence CTGAGTCGGGAACTCACCAAGCTCGAGAGTTACGCCACGATAATCGGAATACTGGTCGGGTCTGGCATCTTTGTAGTCACCGGTAAGTCCGGCGCTATCGCCGGACCGTCCGTGCCGCTTGCCTATCTCGTGCTTGCGCCGGTTGTGCTGGTGACCGCCGTTGCGTACTCGGTCTATCTTTCAACGCCGCTCGGAACCAGACCCGGAGGCGAGTATCTTCACATCTCGCGCACCACGAAAAGCATCTACCTCGGCTTCGTAGCGATGTGGTTGAAGTGGCTCTCCTACATCGGCGCGCTCGTGATTCTGTCCGTTTCGCTCGCTCAGTACTTGAAGTTCTTTTATCCAGGAATGGATCAGTGGTTCGCGGGCGTGCTGCCCTTCGGGGAAGCGCTCGGCCGACGCTACATCAAAGATCCAAGCCTCGGCGAAGCGGTCATCGCCACTTCGGCGCTGCTTTTCTTTCTGATGTTCAACCTGCTCGGCGTGAAATTCTACGGTTGGCTTCAGACCGTTATGGTCATCGTAAAATGCCTAGCCATCGTCGTGCTCGTAGTGCCGGGCCTCTTCGCGATCGAGTTGAAGAACTTCTCACCGATGTTTCCTCACGGCTTCTGGGCGACGGTCACGCCCGAAGGTGAGAGGGGCTTCCTGGCTGTGCTGCCGCCGCTGTTCTTTGCGTATGCCGGTTTCGAAAGTCTCGCGCAAACCGCCGGAGAAACGAAAGACTCACGCAAGTCGCTCCCGATGATCTTCATCAACGGAGTGCTCATCTCGATGGTGATCTTTTTCCTGATGTCGTTTGTAGCTTTCGGCGTGATGCCTTACCAGGAACTTGCTCAGTCGAGTTTCGCGATGAGCGACGCGGCCGCGAAGTATCTGCCATGGTGGGGCGGGGCGGTGGTGACGATAGGCGCGCTGATGGCTTTCTCGACTTGTCTGAACGCTACACTGTTCGTTCCCGCGCGAATACTCTACGTCTTCGGCGAAGACCGAGTATTGCCCCAGTGGCTGTCACGAGTGAGCGAGAGATTTCGCACGCCGTGGGTGAGCCTGGTTGTGAACGCGGTCATCGCGCTCGCGCTGCTGTGGACGAAGAGTTTCGGTTACGTTCTGGACATCGCGATTGTCGGGATGTTTCTCGTCTACGGCTTGCACAGCGCGTCGTTGATTGCGCTGCCGTTCGTGAGGCCTGCGCTCTACAAGACGGCCAGGGTGAAGCTTCATCCGGCGGTGCTGGTCATCCTCGGGCTCATTTCGTTAGCTTCGATGAGCTATCTGACTGTCGTTACCCTCGCTCGCGATATCGCGCGGCATGCCAGCCTTCCAGCCGAGCAGAGAGGGCTGGCTATCTGGCAACTTCTACTCGTGTGGGTCGCAGTGGGAACCGTCTTCTACCTGATCGCGCGATGGGAAGGCCGCCGCACCGGGTTCGACTATGACCGGCTGCTCACCCAGGAATGGATCGACGAGTGA
- a CDS encoding TIGR01777 family oxidoreductase, which translates to MKILVTGATGLIGRSLCRSLTEDGHTVVALSRSPRKPAELAVAEIHQWDSLAGPPPEAALTGVDAVVNLAGEPIVARRWSDEQKKLIRDSRVVTTRNLVDGLRSADRKPGVLVNGSAVGFYGNRGDEQLEETSPPGHGFMSDICVEWEREGARASELGIRVVQVRTGVVLSAEGGALQKMLPPFKLGVGGRLGSGKQWFPWIHIDDIVGIFRHAIYTSSLAGALNGVAPKPVTNSEFTRELAKVLHRPAFFPVPEIALRVLMGEMSEVLFVSQRLVPKAALASGYKFHYSALAEALEDVLGASKTAHARA; encoded by the coding sequence ATGAAGATACTGGTAACAGGAGCGACCGGCTTGATCGGGCGCAGTCTGTGTCGATCCCTCACTGAAGACGGACACACTGTCGTCGCCTTGTCGCGTTCGCCTCGCAAACCAGCCGAGCTAGCGGTCGCCGAGATCCACCAGTGGGATTCGCTGGCGGGCCCGCCTCCCGAAGCAGCGCTGACCGGAGTCGACGCGGTCGTGAATCTTGCAGGCGAGCCCATAGTGGCGCGGCGTTGGAGCGACGAGCAGAAAAAGTTGATACGAGACTCGCGGGTGGTCACCACGCGGAACCTGGTAGATGGGCTGCGCTCGGCTGATCGTAAGCCAGGCGTTCTTGTGAACGGCTCGGCAGTTGGGTTCTACGGTAACCGCGGCGATGAACAGCTCGAAGAGACATCGCCTCCCGGCCACGGCTTCATGAGCGACATTTGTGTGGAATGGGAGCGCGAAGGGGCGCGCGCCAGCGAGCTTGGCATTCGGGTGGTTCAGGTGCGCACCGGAGTCGTGCTCAGCGCTGAAGGCGGCGCGCTTCAAAAGATGCTGCCTCCATTCAAGCTCGGAGTCGGGGGCCGGCTCGGCAGCGGCAAACAGTGGTTCCCGTGGATTCACATCGATGACATCGTAGGCATCTTCCGCCACGCGATCTACACATCTTCGCTGGCAGGCGCGCTTAACGGCGTCGCACCGAAGCCGGTGACCAACAGCGAATTCACACGCGAACTGGCGAAGGTGCTGCATCGCCCGGCCTTCTTCCCAGTGCCCGAAATCGCATTGCGAGTGCTGATGGGTGAGATGTCAGAGGTTCTCTTTGTCAGCCAGCGACTCGTGCCGAAGGCCGCGTTGGCTTCGGGGTACAAGTTTCATTATTCGGCGCTCGCCGAGGCGCTCGAGGATGTGCTTGGCGCTTCTAAGACGGCTCACGCGAGAGCTTAG
- a CDS encoding glyoxalase superfamily protein — MTTQTHAEQITHRWYTRPVFFVGDVERALRFYKDLLGFKKSWHEGDGKGKVCQVNRAECEIILCEDAGRKDKARLFVELTQDGIAELRREIVEHSIPSKESWWGYDVIQIDDPDGNELLFPLSDK, encoded by the coding sequence ATGACGACGCAAACCCACGCAGAGCAGATCACGCATCGGTGGTACACGCGACCCGTATTTTTCGTTGGCGACGTAGAGCGCGCGCTGCGCTTCTACAAGGACCTGCTCGGCTTCAAGAAGTCCTGGCACGAAGGCGACGGCAAGGGCAAAGTCTGCCAAGTCAATCGTGCAGAGTGCGAGATCATTCTGTGCGAGGATGCCGGTCGCAAGGATAAAGCGCGTCTATTCGTGGAGCTGACCCAGGATGGCATCGCGGAACTTCGCCGTGAGATCGTCGAGCACTCAATTCCGAGCAAGGAATCGTGGTGGGGCTATGACGTTATCCAGATCGATGATCCCGACGGCAATGAGTTGCTCTTCCCGCTGTCTGATAAGTAA
- a CDS encoding HNH endonuclease, protein MASAFKRDEVDDLLIRCHRRCCICHRYCGAKMETDHIVPKADGGDNSIENALPVCFDCHAEAHAFNPKHPKGRPFTPDELRGHKEQWLRICETRPEIFVQATRDVDVGPLQGLIDELDYNLTISAGVDFRTLGFQFRDTQMDRAIREGVIQILNDDLAGKIASAYGAVSRANELTRAWLNGHPGVSLPKTLAMEAVRSTIPMLQSARDTLLLFVRSESD, encoded by the coding sequence ATGGCTTCAGCTTTCAAGCGGGACGAAGTTGACGACCTCCTTATTCGGTGTCATAGGCGATGCTGTATATGTCACAGATACTGCGGGGCGAAGATGGAGACAGACCATATTGTCCCGAAGGCAGACGGTGGAGACAATTCCATAGAGAACGCGTTACCCGTGTGCTTCGACTGTCACGCAGAAGCTCATGCCTTTAATCCCAAACACCCCAAGGGGAGACCGTTCACGCCAGATGAGCTTCGTGGACACAAGGAACAATGGCTTCGAATCTGCGAAACGCGCCCAGAAATCTTTGTGCAGGCAACTCGGGACGTCGATGTTGGGCCCCTTCAAGGTCTCATCGACGAGCTTGACTATAATCTGACTATCTCCGCCGGTGTAGACTTCAGGACGCTCGGTTTTCAGTTCAGGGACACCCAAATGGATCGTGCGATCAGAGAGGGAGTCATCCAGATTCTTAACGACGACCTCGCAGGTAAGATTGCATCAGCCTATGGAGCTGTTAGTCGTGCAAACGAGCTGACGCGTGCTTGGCTCAACGGCCATCCGGGTGTGTCACTCCCGAAGACACTCGCGATGGAGGCGGTCCGCAGCACAATTCCAATGCTGCAAAGCGCGAGAGATACGCTTCTTCTGTTTGTGCGGAGTGAATCCGACTAG
- the cutA gene encoding divalent-cation tolerance protein CutA: MSHELIVFVTTSSNDEAARIADALVSERLAACVNIVAAIESIYRWEGKVTRDSEAMMIIKTTDERYPELERRVKELHSYSTPEVIAMRIERGSEQYLNWLRDSTATDQTR; encoded by the coding sequence ATGAGCCACGAGCTTATTGTTTTCGTCACAACCTCCAGTAACGACGAAGCCGCGCGTATCGCCGATGCGCTGGTATCGGAGCGGCTAGCTGCCTGCGTAAACATCGTCGCCGCGATCGAGTCGATTTATCGTTGGGAGGGCAAGGTCACCCGCGACAGCGAAGCGATGATGATCATCAAAACCACCGACGAGCGATATCCCGAACTGGAGCGCCGCGTCAAAGAACTTCACAGCTATAGCACACCTGAAGTTATCGCGATGAGAATCGAGCGCGGGTCGGAGCAGTACTTGAATTGGTTGCGCGACTCGACAGCAACGGATCAAACGCGCTAA
- a CDS encoding DUF4383 domain-containing protein has product MAKTVATLVGVVFIAVGIIGFFSPHLLDAHLGTAHNCVHLVSGAISLYLGTKGSLAAARQFCIIFGLVYGLLGAVGFLVGTGAEHLLELPYLTLGTRDHIIHIVIAVLYLIGGFTTKSGASTSA; this is encoded by the coding sequence ATGGCAAAGACTGTAGCGACTCTCGTCGGTGTTGTGTTTATTGCGGTTGGGATCATTGGCTTTTTTAGCCCCCACCTGCTGGACGCGCATCTGGGTACTGCGCACAATTGCGTGCATCTTGTATCGGGCGCGATCTCGCTGTACCTGGGAACGAAAGGGTCTTTGGCCGCGGCCCGCCAGTTCTGCATCATCTTTGGACTTGTGTATGGACTCCTGGGGGCGGTCGGTTTCCTCGTTGGAACAGGGGCGGAGCACCTGCTGGAGCTTCCGTACTTGACCCTCGGCACCAGGGACCACATCATACACATCGTGATTGCGGTCCTTTATTTGATCGGTGGATTCACGACGAAATCAGGGGCTTCGACAAGCGCCTAA
- a CDS encoding DUF2007 domain-containing protein, which translates to MAFCPNCEAEYKAGITVCPDCNAELVTELTPETKVHDTSDGGPVRLQSFSNSAEAQMVSETLEQNGIRAFVEGGDFALIPSSFSQEVVVMVDERDLPRAIEIYEAFFNSEATAPAEEEQTDNW; encoded by the coding sequence ATGGCATTCTGTCCAAACTGCGAGGCGGAGTACAAAGCGGGCATCACCGTTTGTCCGGACTGCAACGCTGAACTGGTAACGGAGTTGACGCCGGAAACCAAAGTGCATGATACCAGCGACGGCGGGCCAGTGCGGCTTCAGTCGTTCAGCAACAGCGCCGAGGCTCAAATGGTGAGCGAGACGCTCGAGCAAAATGGAATTCGCGCTTTCGTTGAGGGCGGCGACTTTGCTTTGATCCCCAGCAGCTTTTCGCAAGAAGTGGTGGTGATGGTTGACGAGCGAGACCTGCCCCGCGCCATCGAGATCTACGAAGCTTTCTTCAACTCTGAAGCAACTGCCCCTGCCGAAGAAGAACAAACTGACAATTGGTAG
- a CDS encoding MerR family transcriptional regulator, which yields MPSDDKVSVTPKYLIGTVTKRTGLSIDVVRVWERRYGAVRPARSDGGTRLYSDADVLRLRRLRQAVENGHSIGQAAKLSESELDELISDAGQPRDGADPYRAVRERFIEAVQTMDVVAADQELARAATLFPARELVKKIVVPILDEVSERWARKEFGVAHEHFASGLLRSMLVSLLRIYRPYGNLDTLVLATPAGERHEFGLLFAALLAAAHGWRVVYLGVDLPADEIALAVKLTNARVLALSLATERAETHAELESISNLVSAPTRVWIGGAGALRHRPLIDRANWILVRDLEELDDRLKR from the coding sequence ATGCCTAGCGACGACAAAGTGTCTGTTACGCCGAAGTATCTGATCGGCACAGTGACAAAGCGCACCGGACTCTCAATCGATGTTGTTCGCGTGTGGGAGCGGCGCTACGGTGCGGTTCGTCCCGCGCGCAGTGACGGCGGCACGAGGCTCTATTCAGACGCAGATGTGCTGAGGCTGAGACGGCTACGACAGGCGGTTGAGAATGGACATAGCATCGGTCAGGCCGCAAAGCTTTCTGAAAGTGAGCTCGACGAACTGATCTCCGATGCAGGTCAGCCGCGCGATGGCGCGGATCCTTACCGTGCGGTCCGCGAACGATTCATCGAGGCGGTTCAAACTATGGACGTGGTTGCCGCGGATCAGGAACTCGCACGCGCCGCGACGCTTTTCCCGGCTCGTGAGTTGGTGAAGAAGATCGTCGTGCCCATACTCGACGAAGTAAGCGAGCGCTGGGCACGTAAGGAATTCGGTGTGGCTCACGAGCATTTCGCTTCGGGGTTGTTGCGCAGCATGTTGGTCTCGCTCCTTCGGATTTATCGGCCCTACGGAAATCTCGATACGCTGGTCCTGGCAACGCCCGCGGGTGAGCGCCATGAGTTTGGACTCTTGTTCGCCGCGTTGCTCGCAGCCGCACACGGCTGGCGCGTGGTGTATCTGGGAGTTGATTTGCCGGCAGACGAGATCGCGCTTGCCGTGAAATTGACCAACGCACGGGTTCTCGCGCTGAGCCTCGCCACTGAACGCGCAGAGACCCACGCGGAGCTCGAGTCGATTTCAAACCTGGTCTCCGCCCCGACGCGGGTATGGATTGGCGGCGCAGGAGCGTTGAGGCACAGACCCTTGATCGACCGCGCCAACTGGATACTGGTTCGCGATCTCGAGGAGCTCGACGACCGGCTCAAAAGATAG